The Megalops cyprinoides isolate fMegCyp1 chromosome 10, fMegCyp1.pri, whole genome shotgun sequence genome window below encodes:
- the LOC118784384 gene encoding uncharacterized protein LOC118784384 codes for MKLGWLLGREKERGVRECSLGRRCPVLVYLYRTKAAVRDWEERNNHPRSNNMAHECNLPCQAELRGVISNLEQKLGHHIDNLIEQDNLSSSVVSREIPLSCTNFNSDSILDVLRQNNFQGNDEVPSSPLMGGKSSGITGTGADINSHDTKSDTVFLNSAALEQYSDVSSCSDLDMDRTMSYVELKPDCNQHIEIHRDESTLEGSTFEIPCSSLHHKDVSQNSLEHSDSNGDDESDDPKQNACDLHTLEATSCGHVSFLSSVCGTAEDLREHFEGEDTECREGMVVDQDDQYSNMKAATEVEGGQSPVRVDGGMDGDHSTIQGSDGARAFVSAPDCQDVTGEPHICISTFEMNAVEANSVTPVCDCNCMDHSDMSTKDSVPGDAVTEGSDLDLQSCSKSSQNLHSEMCGQKQLGMDSINKNYILEKREGDSFDPINSEGERSSFEFLKRCLGLRNFSTGSSLGKEGEALTEEETIISPVGEEVDQVLHEYSMPRTFPPTLEPVDLEHSYREQEK; via the exons ATGAAGCTTGGATGGCTtttggggagagagaaggagagaggcgTGAGAGAATG TTCTCTGGGCAGACGCTGTCCTGTTCTGGTATACTTGTACAGGACAAAAGCTGCTGTAAG AGATTGGGAAGAAAGGAATAATCATCCTCGATCAAACAACATGGCCCATGAATGCAACTTACCTTGTCAAGCAGAGTTACGTGGAGTTATTTCAAACCTGGAGCAGAAATTAGGACACCACATTGACAATCTTATCGAGCAGGACAACCTCTCCAGCAGTGTAGTCTCCAGAGAAATACCATTGTCTTGCACTAATTTTAACTCTGATTCAATCCTCGATGTTTTGCGTCAAAACAATTTCCAGGGGAATGATGAGGTCCCTTCAAGCCCACTGATGGGAGGCAAAAGTAGTGGTATCACAGGTACTGGAGCAGACATAAACTCCCATGATACAAAGTcagacactgtgtttttaaactcAGCTGCTCTTGAGCAATACTCTGATGTAAGCAGCTGTTCTGACTTGGATATGGACAGGACGATGTCTTATGTGGAGTTGAAACCTGACTGTAACCAACACATTGAAATCCACAGAGATGAGAGCACTTTGGAAGGTAGCACTTTTGAAATTCCCTGTTCTTCTCTTCACCACAAAGATGTATCTCAGAATTCACTGGAACATTCAGATTCAAATGGAGACGATGAAAGCGATGACCCTAAACAGAATGCATGTGACCTTCACACTTTAGAAGCCACCTCATGTGGTCATGTGTCATTCCTCTCATCAGTTTGCGGCACAGCTGAGGATTTGAGAGAACATTTTGAAGGTGAGGATACAGAATGCAGAGAAGGCATGGTTGTGGACCAGGATGATCAGTACTCAAATATGAAAGCTGCCACAGAGGTCGAAGGGGGGCAGTCTCCTGTAAGAGTAGATGGAGGGATGGATGGGGACCATTCCACAATACAGGGCTCTGATGGTGCACGAGCTTTCGTCAGTGCCCCAGATTGTCAAGATGTGACTGGTGAACCCCACATTTGTATAAGTAcctttgaaatgaatgctgtagAAGCAAATTCTGTCACTCCAGTTTGTGACTGTAATTGTATGGACCACTCTGACATGTCAACAAAGGATAGTGTTCCCGGTGATGCGGTCACTGAGGGCAGTGATCTAGACCTTCAGTCTTGCAGTAAATCTTCACAAAATCttcattcagaaatgtgtgGTCAAAAGCAACTTGGCATGGACTCTATTAACAAGAATTATATCCTtgagaagagagagggtgatTCTTTTGACCCCATTAACAGTGAAGGGGAGCGTAGCAGCTTTGAATTCTTGAAGCGCTGTTTAGGCCTCAGAAACTTTTCCACAGGTAGCAGCCTGGGAAAGGAAGGGGAAGCACTAACTGAGGAGGAGACCATTATTTCCCCTGTTGGAGAAGAGGTAGACCAGGTTTTACATGAATACTCAATGCCCCGAACTTTCCCACCCACCCTGGAGCCAGTGGATTTGGAACATTCCTACAGGGAACAAG AGAAGTGA